The sequence below is a genomic window from Desulfomonile tiedjei.
ACCTTGAATGTGCATATTTATACATACGTTCTAGATGAGAGGCACATAGCGATGAGAACCACACTGAACATCGAAGACACTTTGGTCGAGAAAGCTTCGGAGCTGACCGGGATTAAGGAAAAGACAACGCTGGTGAAACTTGGCCTGGAGGCACTAATAGCCAGAGAGAGCGCCAAGAGGCTGGCGAAACTGGGGGGAAC
It includes:
- a CDS encoding type II toxin-antitoxin system VapB family antitoxin, with amino-acid sequence MRTTLNIEDTLVEKASELTGIKEKTTLVKLGLEALIARESAKRLAKLGGTERQLKAVPRRRTAERRK